One segment of Flammeovirga agarivorans DNA contains the following:
- a CDS encoding CHAT domain-containing protein, whose amino-acid sequence MQTKQLLLILSFFVTISCAQDKKAVMSFKTSQLRSALPEMQKEYESLEATRSALAKENDDWKANWVEKVVPTLDKEDYYIRSAAAQQLSSFIRLKEQPQLDPFLIDYLSEVEEYLFKVQMDEKESFEEMEELFKMVQSYRWIQTQKYALANPLQKVADNFFYRIPYLDHLEELYKNATPEEKEEYEDLYDDVQRFWKNAKSQSLNFDRIIQEHLAAGTMDYNTTLMLVGKMYSTNQYYLATKLVKDAIEKIEKEGDTTSHYYSSFLLNLSSLYMLQGDYENMLTVQLKQKELGYLQSDAMLISNYQMLGRYKEALDLANNFLDNNDATNPLYPGIKNMKMTVLFEMKDYEKTKKECFDMIEVAEKLGGTVGSGPYFTLANVYKYQGDLKNAQKYALIAYNTSIEEYKRFPEVDANDVASLLYVRMFRFYYYINYVGILVEAKQTDKVDLAKLMEEYETFEYLIKNVMLNPSKMDKKQMVKISEESGDILYSLAEKLPNQATQQLAYDYTLLSKEIGLSSVIAIRKYAADSKNKDLKNLFEHWMDVRKEILFHDPRVDIDSLKDIAFGLHRELATKTRKEVFAVIDEDDVNWEMVKKALKPNEVAVEFVYYAPEKYAALVLKSDMKSPVFIPLCDEQQLKELLPPDNGQQEQWQVNYIYNTNSLKIANLIVDPLRPYLDNVKTVHYSPAGILHGLSMDALQSKNSEKRWGQEYKLKRVSKTSLIASKSQLSPRKATIFGGMNYDENALEQITSESGERGLKLKAKTSGSSTSTNTTSEVQTVGGTFTYLPGTLKEVKLINEELEASKLQVDLFTGNDASEVQFKDFCKAPSDILHIATHAYFSPYIPKDKIAAGSYKGAAMIYSDPDPMNRAGIVFSGANYFWETGERYDDKNDGILMANELSNYDLRATKLAIISACQSGIGQSTRSEGVYGFQRAMKLAGIEHQIISLWTVDDAATQKFMTLFYKYYVELSDIGEAVSKAQATIKEEYENPYYWAAFVHVQ is encoded by the coding sequence ATGCAAACTAAACAACTACTGCTAATACTGTCTTTTTTTGTCACAATTTCCTGTGCTCAGGACAAGAAAGCTGTTATGTCATTTAAAACAAGCCAATTACGATCTGCATTACCCGAAATGCAAAAAGAGTATGAAAGCTTGGAAGCAACCCGAAGTGCCCTCGCTAAAGAGAATGATGATTGGAAAGCAAATTGGGTAGAGAAAGTGGTCCCTACACTTGATAAAGAAGACTATTATATCCGCTCTGCTGCTGCACAGCAACTGTCAAGTTTTATTCGTTTAAAAGAGCAGCCTCAATTAGATCCGTTTCTTATCGATTACCTTTCTGAAGTGGAAGAGTATCTTTTTAAGGTACAAATGGATGAAAAAGAAAGCTTTGAAGAAATGGAAGAACTTTTCAAAATGGTTCAGTCTTATCGATGGATACAAACACAGAAGTATGCATTGGCAAATCCATTACAAAAAGTAGCTGATAACTTCTTTTATAGAATACCCTACCTCGATCATTTGGAGGAATTATATAAGAACGCTACTCCTGAAGAGAAAGAGGAATATGAAGACTTATACGATGACGTTCAGCGCTTCTGGAAGAATGCTAAAAGTCAATCACTAAACTTTGATCGAATCATACAAGAACATCTGGCTGCAGGCACAATGGACTACAATACTACATTGATGCTTGTTGGTAAAATGTACAGTACAAACCAATATTATCTGGCGACGAAATTGGTAAAGGATGCGATCGAAAAAATCGAAAAAGAAGGAGATACCACATCACACTACTACAGTTCGTTTCTATTGAACTTAAGTAGTCTTTATATGCTCCAAGGGGATTATGAAAATATGCTGACTGTCCAATTAAAGCAAAAGGAGTTAGGCTATCTACAAAGCGATGCGATGTTAATTTCTAACTATCAGATGTTGGGTAGATACAAGGAAGCTTTAGACCTGGCTAATAATTTCTTAGACAATAACGATGCAACCAATCCTTTATATCCTGGAATTAAGAATATGAAGATGACGGTTTTATTTGAGATGAAAGATTATGAGAAGACGAAGAAAGAATGTTTTGACATGATCGAGGTGGCAGAGAAACTTGGTGGTACAGTTGGATCTGGTCCCTACTTCACTTTAGCCAATGTGTATAAATATCAAGGAGACTTAAAGAATGCTCAAAAATATGCCCTAATCGCCTATAATACTTCCATTGAAGAGTATAAACGTTTTCCGGAAGTGGATGCAAATGATGTAGCTTCTTTGCTATATGTTAGAATGTTCAGGTTCTATTACTATATCAATTACGTGGGTATTCTAGTAGAAGCAAAACAAACAGATAAGGTGGATTTAGCGAAGTTGATGGAAGAGTATGAAACATTCGAATATCTGATTAAAAACGTCATGCTGAATCCATCTAAAATGGATAAGAAACAGATGGTAAAGATATCCGAAGAAAGTGGAGATATTTTGTATTCCTTAGCGGAAAAACTACCTAATCAGGCTACGCAACAGCTAGCTTATGATTATACGCTTTTATCTAAAGAAATAGGATTATCATCAGTAATTGCCATTAGAAAATATGCAGCTGATAGTAAAAACAAAGATTTGAAAAATCTATTTGAACATTGGATGGATGTACGAAAAGAGATCTTATTCCATGATCCTAGGGTAGATATTGATAGTTTAAAAGACATTGCGTTTGGTCTGCACCGAGAGTTAGCGACAAAAACAAGAAAGGAAGTCTTTGCTGTAATTGATGAGGATGATGTGAATTGGGAAATGGTGAAAAAGGCTTTAAAGCCTAATGAGGTAGCCGTTGAGTTTGTTTATTATGCTCCTGAAAAATATGCTGCTTTAGTACTAAAAAGCGATATGAAATCTCCTGTTTTTATTCCTTTATGTGATGAACAACAATTAAAAGAATTACTTCCTCCAGACAATGGTCAGCAAGAACAATGGCAGGTGAATTATATTTATAATACTAACTCACTGAAGATTGCCAACTTAATTGTTGATCCATTAAGGCCTTACCTTGATAATGTAAAAACAGTGCATTATTCGCCGGCAGGGATTCTACATGGTTTGTCGATGGATGCACTTCAATCTAAAAATTCAGAAAAAAGATGGGGACAAGAGTATAAACTGAAACGCGTAAGTAAGACATCACTTATTGCGAGTAAATCACAATTGTCGCCTCGAAAAGCAACTATTTTTGGTGGTATGAACTATGATGAAAATGCATTAGAACAGATCACAAGCGAAAGTGGTGAAAGAGGTTTAAAATTAAAGGCGAAAACATCTGGATCATCAACTTCAACAAATACAACTTCAGAAGTTCAAACAGTAGGAGGTACGTTCACTTATTTACCGGGAACACTTAAAGAAGTCAAACTAATTAATGAAGAGTTAGAAGCTTCTAAATTACAAGTTGATCTTTTTACAGGGAATGATGCTTCTGAAGTGCAATTTAAAGATTTCTGTAAAGCACCATCAGATATTTTACATATTGCTACTCATGCCTATTTCTCTCCTTATATTCCAAAGGATAAAATAGCAGCAGGATCTTATAAAGGAGCAGCGATGATTTATTCTGATCCCGATCCTATGAATAGGGCAGGTATCGTATTTTCTGGAGCGAATTACTTCTGGGAAACTGGCGAACGTTATGATGATAAAAATGATGGAATTTTGATGGCAAATGAATTATCGAATTACGATCTAAGAGCAACTAAACTAGCCATCATCTCTGCTTGTCAATCAGGAATTGGACAAAGTACACGAAGCGAAGGCGTGTATGGTTTCCAAAGAGCGATGAAGCTAGCGGGAATTGAGCATCAAATTATATCTCTGTGGACAGTGGATGATGCTGCAACACAAAAATTTATGACGCTTTTCTACAAGTACTATGTAGAGCTATCTGATATCGGTGAGGCAGTAAGTAAAGCACAGGCTACCATTAAAGAAGAATATGAAAATCCATACTATTGGGCAGCTTTTGTGCATGTGCAATAA
- a CDS encoding alpha/beta hydrolase translates to MFGKVISDMMIKPGKSPVFETPDKYNLPFEDVTFKTSDDITLSGWLINGNTDKVIIQSHFGVQCSRCGFTQEGKGMMKNALWTSDIHFLDQAKYLFENGYSVLMYDMRNHGNSEQTDWVSWGVKERKDIVAAIKYISDKDIYKDASIGLLSICMGQGATTFAFGMEEEMKSFNQLKAMISVQPLTYDFFVKAMGLPNFLINSGNKYNKEKRNTDLTGEAFLPYVKDIFIPTLVIQNKNDPMTNLNMVQEYYNSLTVEKDLLWLDLEKKRGAAYSWLGKNPDPILNWFNKYL, encoded by the coding sequence ATGTTTGGAAAAGTTATCTCTGACATGATGATCAAACCTGGTAAGTCTCCAGTTTTTGAAACACCTGATAAATACAACCTTCCATTTGAAGATGTCACTTTCAAAACTTCTGATGATATTACATTATCAGGATGGCTTATCAATGGTAACACAGACAAGGTAATCATTCAATCACATTTTGGTGTGCAATGCTCAAGGTGTGGTTTCACACAAGAAGGAAAAGGAATGATGAAAAATGCGTTATGGACTAGTGATATTCATTTTTTAGATCAAGCAAAATATTTATTCGAGAATGGATATTCAGTATTAATGTATGATATGAGAAATCATGGCAATAGTGAACAAACAGACTGGGTATCATGGGGGGTAAAAGAACGAAAAGATATTGTAGCAGCCATAAAATATATCTCAGATAAAGACATTTACAAAGATGCATCCATTGGTTTACTTTCTATCTGTATGGGACAGGGAGCAACAACTTTTGCTTTTGGAATGGAAGAAGAAATGAAATCATTTAATCAGCTTAAAGCAATGATATCTGTACAACCCCTGACCTATGATTTTTTTGTTAAAGCTATGGGACTACCAAATTTTCTAATCAACTCAGGAAATAAATATAACAAAGAAAAGAGAAATACAGATCTCACCGGGGAAGCTTTTCTACCATATGTAAAAGACATTTTTATCCCAACTCTTGTTATTCAAAATAAAAATGATCCCATGACTAATCTAAATATGGTTCAAGAGTATTATAATTCACTAACTGTAGAAAAGGATTTATTATGGTTGGATCTTGAAAAGAAACGAGGTGCCGCATACTCATGGTTAGGCAAAAATCCTGACCCAATTTTAAATTGGTTCAATAAATATTTATAA
- a CDS encoding VOC family protein has translation MRIEHIAYWVKDLEASKDFFLKYFVMSTSEKYTNTTKNFSSYFLSFEGENTRIEIMARPDIQASEISKGHSFGLTHLAISVGSKEKVDQLTERFRQDGFTIIGEPRTTGDGYYESIIEDSEGNWIEITE, from the coding sequence ATGAGAATTGAACACATTGCTTATTGGGTCAAGGATTTAGAAGCTTCAAAAGACTTTTTCTTAAAATATTTTGTGATGAGTACTAGTGAAAAGTATACCAACACAACAAAGAATTTCAGCTCATACTTCTTATCTTTTGAAGGTGAAAATACTAGAATTGAAATTATGGCTCGACCAGATATCCAAGCTTCTGAAATAAGTAAAGGACATTCGTTTGGTTTAACACATCTAGCAATTTCCGTTGGAAGTAAAGAAAAAGTAGATCAACTTACCGAAAGGTTTAGACAAGACGGCTTTACTATTATCGGAGAACCTAGAACAACTGGCGATGGCTATTATGAAAGTATCATTGAAGATTCGGAAGGAAACTGGATTGAGATTACTGAGTAA
- a CDS encoding helix-turn-helix domain-containing protein, whose translation MLKIKTHFPEFHSDLIERFWIIENTEVETKVVIPPSQYINIIFPIGTSNYKRNESWVTSPQIEGISLQNNTITYPPNTKVFGIRLFAYGLYPFFQFAGKEIMDTSIPIQLEGFPFITEHKSDDALIKKLEKTILSHFSVDRYNEIKPILNFYQKFRWNDENESIERFCKDSETNYTSLNRLFSKVIGISPKKFERLIKFRKSLCSIIDSQEQLTSIGINSGYFDQAHFIREFKLFLHQTPSEYKKMIKEADKESNIINYNFKLH comes from the coding sequence ATGTTAAAGATAAAAACACATTTTCCAGAATTTCATTCAGATCTCATTGAAAGGTTTTGGATCATTGAAAATACTGAAGTAGAAACAAAAGTTGTGATTCCCCCAAGTCAATATATCAATATAATTTTCCCTATTGGGACATCAAACTATAAACGAAATGAAAGCTGGGTCACTTCTCCTCAAATAGAGGGTATCTCTTTACAGAACAATACCATTACATACCCACCGAATACCAAAGTTTTTGGCATTCGACTCTTTGCTTATGGTCTCTATCCATTCTTCCAATTTGCAGGAAAAGAGATTATGGACACTTCAATACCTATTCAACTTGAAGGTTTTCCTTTTATTACAGAGCATAAAAGTGATGATGCACTTATTAAGAAGCTAGAAAAAACCATTTTATCTCACTTTTCTGTTGATCGATATAATGAGATTAAACCAATACTAAATTTCTACCAAAAATTCCGATGGAATGATGAAAACGAATCCATAGAACGCTTCTGTAAAGATTCTGAGACCAATTATACTTCACTCAACAGACTATTTAGTAAAGTGATTGGAATCTCACCAAAGAAGTTTGAACGTTTAATTAAGTTTCGAAAATCGCTATGTAGTATAATAGATAGTCAAGAACAACTCACCTCCATAGGTATCAATTCAGGGTATTTTGATCAAGCCCATTTTATCAGAGAATTCAAATTATTCCTTCATCAAACTCCCTCTGAGTATAAGAAAATGATAAAAGAAGCGGATAAAGAAAGTAATATCATCAATTACAATTTCAAATTACATTAG